A genomic window from Parvularcula sp. LCG005 includes:
- a CDS encoding entericidin A/B family lipoprotein: protein MMKYWKMLMLGLVAVSATACNTVEGFGRDVEEAGDEIEETANEVKN, encoded by the coding sequence ATGATGAAATACTGGAAAATGCTGATGCTCGGTCTCGTTGCAGTAAGCGCCACTGCTTGCAACACAGTCGAAGGTTTCGGTCGCGATGTCGAAGAAGCCGGCGATGAAATCGAAGAAACAGCGAACGAAGTGAAGAACTAA
- a CDS encoding sensor histidine kinase — translation MFVRSLRERLLVTIAAALSPILVFAGFSAIQDARNGVNDRRNDLVLLASDAIGRMEQSLATTEILQEAFAPEFTPENCAEVAARVNPLLPYVGNVGRFDVNGDYLCTSLSNPEGLSTRNTWLQQLKDGAEVVRTEAFFGKLSETWVFAVIRRLTDEQGEFDGGILFSVRVRDLLNTAAFVEPAAGVEVALADDTGKLFGSSRFAGIDPGLVSQARQKPAFMVVESRDGVRYDVVVSLLGADGVYAVLSRVSPGPLSEFTLRPVSAVGLPLLIFVSALVVAWLAVDRFVLQWLRPLRQLAMVYGEGHYEHDVDASFQRAPQEIASFARTFGRMAARIRERDTALIDAIEKRDAAVKEIHHRIKNNLQIVTSFVSLQSRAVKDTEAREVLAAVRHRIDALSIVHQTLYHYESLETVQMGAFFDALLEHLGEALGMDELGVELDWDIEDIEINADDAIPMALFVLEAVTNSIKYAFDEDGGELRVELRRQDGNVELAVIDDGCGEGGSNNSQVSGSGLGTKLMNAFAKQVRGTVAVTAPEEGGYRVVLTLPYRLRSDE, via the coding sequence ATGTTCGTCAGGTCGCTTCGCGAGAGGCTCCTCGTTACTATTGCGGCGGCCCTTAGCCCAATCCTCGTTTTCGCTGGTTTCTCGGCGATTCAGGATGCCCGCAACGGCGTCAATGATCGGCGGAATGACCTCGTCCTGCTTGCTTCTGATGCCATTGGGCGAATGGAGCAGTCCCTTGCCACAACCGAAATCCTGCAGGAAGCCTTCGCGCCGGAGTTTACGCCGGAAAACTGTGCAGAGGTCGCCGCGCGGGTAAATCCGTTGCTGCCCTATGTCGGCAATGTCGGCCGTTTCGATGTGAACGGTGACTATCTTTGCACGTCGCTCAGTAATCCTGAGGGCCTGTCGACCCGCAACACATGGCTTCAGCAGCTCAAAGATGGCGCTGAAGTTGTGCGCACTGAGGCGTTCTTTGGAAAGCTGAGTGAAACATGGGTTTTCGCCGTCATTCGGCGGTTGACGGACGAGCAGGGCGAGTTCGACGGTGGTATCCTATTCTCGGTCCGCGTGCGGGATCTTCTCAATACCGCCGCGTTCGTCGAGCCGGCAGCCGGTGTCGAGGTGGCGCTGGCCGACGATACCGGCAAACTTTTCGGCAGCTCCCGCTTCGCGGGCATCGACCCCGGCCTTGTGTCTCAAGCCAGGCAGAAGCCAGCTTTCATGGTGGTCGAATCGCGCGATGGTGTGCGCTACGATGTGGTGGTCAGCCTGCTGGGGGCTGACGGTGTCTATGCCGTCCTCTCTCGCGTTTCTCCCGGGCCCTTGAGTGAGTTCACACTGAGGCCAGTGTCGGCAGTTGGCCTGCCGCTCCTTATTTTTGTGTCAGCGCTTGTCGTTGCGTGGCTCGCTGTCGACCGCTTCGTCCTGCAATGGCTGCGTCCATTGCGTCAGCTGGCCATGGTATATGGCGAAGGGCACTACGAGCATGACGTGGATGCGTCCTTTCAGCGGGCGCCGCAGGAAATCGCCAGCTTTGCCCGGACCTTCGGTCGGATGGCCGCCCGGATCAGGGAGCGTGATACGGCGCTGATCGACGCGATTGAAAAGCGGGATGCGGCGGTGAAGGAAATTCACCATCGCATCAAGAATAACCTGCAGATCGTGACCAGCTTTGTCAGCCTGCAGTCTCGCGCGGTTAAAGACACTGAGGCGCGCGAGGTGCTGGCCGCGGTCCGCCACCGTATCGATGCGCTCTCCATCGTGCACCAGACCCTGTATCACTACGAAAGCCTCGAAACCGTTCAGATGGGGGCGTTCTTCGATGCCCTTCTTGAACATCTCGGCGAAGCTCTGGGCATGGATGAGCTGGGTGTTGAGCTCGACTGGGATATCGAAGACATCGAAATCAACGCCGATGATGCCATTCCCATGGCCCTGTTCGTGCTCGAAGCGGTCACCAATTCCATCAAATATGCGTTCGATGAAGACGGCGGCGAGCTGCGTGTCGAGCTTCGGCGACAGGACGGTAACGTTGAACTGGCCGTTATTGATGATGGTTGTGGTGAAGGCGGATCGAATAACAGCCAGGTGTCTGGCTCCGGCCTTGGTACGAAACTGATGAACGCCTTCGCGAAACAGGTGCGCGGGACGGTGGCCGTGACAGCCCCTGAAGAGGGCGGTTATCGCGTGGTCCTGACGCTGCCCTATCGCCTCCGCAGCGACGAGTAG
- a CDS encoding sigma-70 family RNA polymerase sigma factor has translation MSEAIEASEFKQDLTELIPHLRAFARSLCNNRAAADDLAQEALLKAWRARASYEHGTNLKAWTFTILRNLFYSQQRRAWRSQPLDQEVAEATLVAQDNPSASLELLELRMALPQLPVEQREALILVGAGGVSYEEAAAICGCAVGTIKSRVSRARKALADILENGSVTSQNDGKGDASSAMGDIMDEADRLVARV, from the coding sequence ATGAGCGAAGCCATTGAAGCCTCAGAATTCAAGCAGGACCTGACGGAACTCATTCCGCATTTGCGCGCGTTTGCGCGCAGTCTCTGCAATAACCGCGCTGCCGCCGATGATTTGGCGCAGGAAGCGCTTCTGAAGGCGTGGCGGGCCCGTGCAAGCTATGAGCACGGCACGAATCTGAAGGCCTGGACCTTCACCATTCTCCGGAATCTTTTCTATTCTCAACAGCGCCGGGCTTGGCGTTCGCAGCCGCTGGATCAGGAAGTGGCTGAAGCCACGCTGGTCGCGCAGGACAATCCATCTGCATCTCTGGAGCTTCTGGAGCTGCGCATGGCGCTGCCGCAACTGCCTGTTGAGCAGCGCGAAGCCCTGATCCTGGTGGGCGCTGGCGGCGTTTCATACGAAGAGGCAGCGGCAATTTGCGGCTGTGCTGTCGGCACGATCAAGAGCCGGGTCAGCAGGGCGCGCAAGGCGTTGGCGGACATTCTTGAAAATGGCTCTGTGACGTCGCAGAACGATGGCAAGGGTGACGCGTCTTCCGCTATGGGAGACATCATGGATGAGGCGGATCGTCTCGTTGCGCGTGTCTGA
- a CDS encoding NepR family anti-sigma factor, with protein sequence MGTKTPGNDPDDVRQRRSRTKRIGKHLREMYDEVAKEDVPDDFMRLLEEADSKSSSGGDR encoded by the coding sequence ATGGGTACAAAAACGCCGGGCAACGATCCGGACGATGTGCGCCAGCGACGCTCGCGCACCAAGCGCATTGGTAAGCACTTGCGGGAAATGTATGATGAAGTGGCCAAGGAAGATGTGCCCGATGATTTCATGCGTTTGCTGGAGGAAGCCGATAGCAAGTCGTCATCTGGAGGCGACCGCTAA
- a CDS encoding response regulator — translation MEFAKQFAPHLPLLRRYARALTGSQQSGDAYIRASLEALVADPSQVTMDLGARVALYKFFHTIWNSTGATIIDMSADLSDSATARLQSLAPLQRQAFLLTSLEGFKRSEAATILGQTEKELDKLIDLAQREIEDELRTKVLIIEDEAIIAADLEHIVKEMGHDVTGNAVTRDEAVKMAHANPPGLVLCDIQLADDSSGIDAAHEILSAFDVPIIFITAFPERLLTGERPEPTFLISKPFQDNTVKAAIAQALFFHPSKESVAA, via the coding sequence ATGGAATTCGCCAAACAGTTTGCGCCACACTTGCCTCTGCTGAGGCGCTATGCGCGTGCGCTGACTGGCAGTCAGCAAAGCGGCGATGCGTATATCCGCGCTTCTTTGGAAGCGCTGGTTGCCGACCCATCGCAGGTCACCATGGATTTGGGGGCGCGCGTGGCGCTTTACAAATTCTTCCACACCATCTGGAATTCGACGGGCGCAACCATCATCGACATGAGTGCAGACCTGTCCGACAGCGCGACGGCCCGACTACAGTCGCTGGCCCCGCTACAGCGCCAGGCCTTCCTGCTGACATCCCTTGAAGGGTTCAAACGCAGCGAAGCGGCAACCATTCTTGGCCAGACCGAGAAGGAACTCGACAAGCTGATCGACCTCGCCCAGCGCGAAATCGAAGATGAACTGCGCACCAAAGTGCTCATCATTGAAGACGAAGCGATCATTGCGGCTGACCTTGAGCATATCGTCAAGGAAATGGGTCATGATGTTACCGGAAATGCTGTGACCCGTGATGAAGCGGTCAAGATGGCGCACGCCAATCCGCCAGGGCTGGTCCTCTGTGACATCCAGCTGGCCGATGATTCCTCGGGGATCGACGCGGCGCACGAAATTCTTTCGGCGTTCGACGTTCCTATCATTTTCATTACGGCCTTCCCGGAACGCCTGCTGACAGGCGAGCGTCCGGAACCCACTTTCCTGATTTCCAAGCCATTCCAGGACAACACGGTGAAAGCGGCGATCGCGCAAGCGCTCTTCTTCCATCCGTCCAAGGAATCAGTGGCCGCGTAA
- a CDS encoding DUF1328 domain-containing protein has translation MLGWAIAFFVLAIIAAALGFGGIAGASAGIAQILFFIFLALLVITFVARAVRGRSV, from the coding sequence ATGCTCGGTTGGGCTATTGCATTCTTTGTACTCGCTATCATTGCTGCTGCACTTGGCTTTGGTGGTATTGCCGGCGCTTCTGCTGGTATCGCTCAGATCCTGTTCTTCATCTTCCTCGCTCTGCTCGTGATTACATTCGTTGCACGTGCTGTGAGAGGTCGGAGCGTCTAA
- a CDS encoding diacylglycerol/lipid kinase family protein — MICIINKHSGSVPPDAETAIVRLLNDLEQPADILVCDGENLKAQIADAISQRPETMIIWGGDGTIACALNQAIGTDTAILPLPGGTMNMLHHSVHLSEAGWQDILAQALLHGHKDPLSAGVVDGNRFFVAALIGNLARMADPRESLRHGNLIEAATQFTDSHAFDTSQQFRMKINGTEQVKDVVAIGSFVPRHDRGEGFEIGTIIPETPLGIMQAAAEAALMGWRDAPSINYERAEGFQISATDREVIPCTLDGERMDLSATIDITFERDVVSVISARR, encoded by the coding sequence GTGATTTGCATCATCAACAAACATTCAGGCTCTGTGCCTCCTGACGCGGAGACCGCCATCGTGCGTCTGCTCAACGATCTTGAGCAGCCTGCAGACATTCTGGTTTGCGACGGTGAGAATCTCAAAGCGCAGATTGCCGACGCCATTTCCCAACGGCCGGAGACGATGATCATCTGGGGTGGCGACGGCACCATTGCTTGCGCCCTCAACCAGGCCATCGGGACTGACACCGCCATTCTTCCCCTGCCCGGCGGGACGATGAACATGCTGCACCATTCCGTTCACCTCAGTGAAGCCGGATGGCAGGATATTCTCGCGCAAGCTCTTCTCCACGGCCATAAAGACCCCCTTTCAGCAGGCGTTGTGGATGGCAATCGGTTTTTTGTTGCTGCGCTGATCGGCAATCTTGCGCGTATGGCAGACCCTCGAGAGTCCTTAAGGCATGGCAATCTCATAGAAGCTGCCACTCAGTTTACGGATAGTCATGCCTTCGACACCTCGCAGCAGTTCCGCATGAAGATCAACGGCACTGAACAGGTCAAGGATGTCGTCGCCATTGGCAGCTTCGTCCCGCGCCATGATCGGGGCGAAGGGTTTGAGATCGGCACAATCATTCCTGAAACACCGCTTGGTATCATGCAGGCAGCTGCTGAAGCCGCACTGATGGGTTGGCGTGATGCACCGAGTATCAATTATGAACGGGCCGAGGGTTTTCAAATTTCTGCGACAGATCGGGAAGTCATTCCCTGCACCCTTGATGGTGAGAGAATGGATTTGTCTGCCACGATCGATATTACATTTGAGCGTGACGTCGTCAGTGTGATATCCGCCAGAAGATGA
- a CDS encoding metallophosphoesterase, translated as MTRIVQLADLHFGTEDEHALAAAKTYIESGTVSAVIICGDLTQRGSKAEFEAAAEWIEALTVPKMSVPGNHDTPLLDIHKRVTAPFKRYRKYAGKFSDSLTIDRVMALGFNTSRGWQARRNWAEGSVRLDEVSELIEKLPEDETTATALVCHHPFVSPPGAPLHIATRRGARASALVANSRTEMVLTGHVHVPTAEVREAGNGAFLAITAGTLSTRLRKDQPPSFNVIDIDAHQIRITCMMITPEGLAKRDLGTFERQPLQGAIS; from the coding sequence ATGACGCGCATTGTTCAACTCGCCGACCTCCATTTTGGCACGGAGGATGAGCACGCTCTGGCCGCGGCCAAGACTTATATCGAAAGCGGTACCGTCAGCGCCGTCATCATCTGCGGCGACCTCACCCAGCGCGGCAGCAAGGCAGAGTTTGAAGCCGCAGCCGAATGGATCGAGGCCCTCACCGTGCCGAAAATGTCGGTTCCTGGCAATCACGATACGCCCCTGCTGGACATTCACAAACGGGTGACAGCGCCCTTCAAGAGATACCGGAAATACGCCGGTAAATTCTCCGATAGCCTCACCATTGATCGCGTCATGGCGCTCGGTTTCAACACCTCGCGGGGCTGGCAGGCGCGTCGCAATTGGGCTGAGGGCAGCGTTCGTCTGGATGAAGTCAGTGAGCTGATTGAAAAACTGCCCGAGGACGAGACCACAGCGACGGCACTTGTCTGCCACCACCCTTTCGTCTCCCCACCAGGTGCGCCGCTTCACATCGCGACCCGGCGTGGCGCTCGTGCTTCAGCGCTCGTCGCCAACAGTCGCACGGAAATGGTGCTGACCGGGCATGTCCATGTGCCGACAGCGGAAGTTCGCGAAGCTGGAAATGGTGCTTTTCTGGCGATCACGGCAGGCACTTTGTCAACGCGGCTTCGCAAGGACCAGCCGCCCAGCTTCAATGTCATTGATATCGATGCGCACCAGATCCGCATCACCTGCATGATGATCACGCCGGAGGGTCTGGCAAAACGGGACCTTGGCACTTTTGAGCGGCAGCCGCTACAGGGCGCCATTTCGTGA
- a CDS encoding Crp/Fnr family transcriptional regulator has protein sequence MSQYVSLPDDEWKHLFDLSGKPVTYEAHQDIIRAGENAETVFYLQSGWALRYRMLDDGRRQIINFMLPGDVFDLQSLGNLAADHSVTTVVKTEVVQVPSRSFLRMLRRSADLAAAFWWASVQEESILREQIVRIGRRSARERIGHLLLELQRRLNGANGEEMDDVELPITRVDLADALGLTPVHVSRTLSAMRRAGLIDIVRSRIAITDGDRLARLAHFDTDYLHLRSLDLSQKMLNGSSPNGNGVDDARSSAS, from the coding sequence TTGTCACAATATGTTTCGCTCCCCGATGACGAATGGAAGCATTTGTTTGATCTGTCGGGGAAGCCTGTCACGTACGAGGCCCATCAGGATATTATCCGCGCCGGTGAAAACGCTGAAACGGTGTTCTACCTTCAGAGTGGATGGGCCCTCCGTTACCGCATGCTCGATGATGGCCGACGCCAGATTATCAACTTCATGCTGCCGGGGGACGTCTTCGATCTGCAGTCTCTGGGAAATCTCGCCGCGGACCACTCGGTCACGACGGTAGTGAAGACAGAAGTGGTGCAGGTCCCCTCCCGTTCTTTCCTACGTATGCTTCGCCGCTCGGCCGATCTGGCGGCGGCGTTCTGGTGGGCGTCAGTTCAGGAAGAAAGTATTCTGCGTGAACAGATCGTCCGGATTGGTCGTCGTTCTGCGCGAGAGCGGATCGGACACCTGCTGCTGGAACTGCAGCGCCGGTTGAACGGCGCAAATGGTGAAGAGATGGATGATGTCGAACTGCCCATCACACGGGTCGACCTTGCCGATGCCCTTGGGCTGACGCCGGTCCACGTGTCACGAACACTGTCTGCCATGCGCCGCGCGGGATTGATCGATATTGTCCGTAGCAGGATCGCCATCACGGATGGTGACCGGCTGGCCCGCCTTGCTCATTTTGATACGGACTATCTGCATTTGCGGTCGCTGGACCTGTCGCAGAAGATGCTGAACGGCTCTTCGCCCAACGGCAATGGGGTGGATGACGCAAGGAGCTCGGCGTCTTGA
- a CDS encoding response regulator, with translation MSSTAATQHQDEFLALRERYIAQIEKTIPFLERCEQFLEKSRHDSAVFEKLQRLAHRMAGSGGTYGFPKISEMARAVEIAVSGSIESDEQKSELRQKLTLLLDSVSDARARLYQEHRLTTRHHPNVSPARTAPELPPVVANLPPKVLVVDDDPLICHILENTIGTQAILTIHNDGVDVIKTIEQERPSLVILDDDLPSVRGLDVLEEIRSRPDISQTRVVLLTSNDTPDAMLRAVNAAVLDYTTKPFDTHRFAEKMKSLIERSDRRVLIVDDDATVTDLLSCWFDRIGMATTCVPDGLSALSAIMEDRPNLIILDRSLPGMEGSAILQNLKNNPVWSSIPVVMLSARNEKGEVSDWIKRGAMDYIQKPFDPDDVVFRGLRAMGLKDAECNRVRTLLGL, from the coding sequence ATGTCGTCTACTGCTGCTACTCAACATCAGGATGAATTTCTGGCGCTCCGTGAGCGGTATATCGCCCAGATTGAAAAGACGATTCCGTTTCTTGAGCGGTGTGAGCAGTTCTTGGAAAAAAGCCGTCACGACAGCGCTGTTTTCGAAAAGCTCCAGCGCCTCGCCCATCGGATGGCTGGCTCTGGCGGCACCTATGGCTTTCCAAAAATAAGCGAAATGGCTCGTGCGGTGGAGATCGCTGTCAGCGGGTCGATTGAAAGCGACGAACAGAAGAGTGAGCTGCGGCAGAAACTGACCCTGCTCCTCGATAGCGTCAGTGATGCGCGTGCTCGTCTGTACCAGGAGCACCGGCTGACAACACGTCATCATCCCAATGTCAGCCCTGCGCGAACCGCTCCGGAATTGCCTCCCGTTGTGGCCAATCTGCCGCCCAAGGTCCTGGTTGTGGATGATGATCCGCTGATCTGTCACATTCTCGAAAATACGATCGGGACCCAAGCCATCCTGACCATCCATAACGATGGTGTGGACGTCATCAAGACAATCGAGCAGGAGCGCCCGTCGCTTGTCATTCTCGACGACGATCTGCCCTCGGTTCGCGGACTGGATGTTCTCGAGGAAATTCGGTCCCGGCCGGATATCAGCCAGACGCGCGTTGTCCTGCTGACCAGCAACGACACCCCTGATGCGATGCTGCGCGCCGTCAACGCCGCCGTACTCGACTATACGACAAAGCCATTTGATACGCATCGCTTCGCTGAGAAGATGAAATCGCTGATCGAGCGGTCGGACCGCCGCGTGCTGATTGTCGATGATGATGCGACAGTGACGGATCTGCTCTCGTGCTGGTTCGATCGCATCGGCATGGCAACGACCTGCGTTCCGGACGGCTTGTCCGCCCTCAGTGCCATCATGGAAGATCGTCCGAACCTGATCATTCTCGATCGGTCACTGCCCGGCATGGAGGGAAGTGCGATCCTTCAGAACCTGAAGAACAACCCGGTCTGGTCGAGTATTCCCGTCGTGATGCTGAGCGCCCGCAACGAGAAGGGTGAGGTATCCGACTGGATCAAGCGGGGGGCGATGGACTACATTCAGAAGCCCTTTGATCCGGATGACGTCGTCTTCCGCGGCCTACGCGCCATGGGCCTGAAGGATGCGGAGTGCAATCGCGTCCGCACACTGCTCGGCCTTTAG
- a CDS encoding toll/interleukin-1 receptor domain-containing protein — MVDQRRYSAFISYAHHDSRWAEWLHHRLETYRIPKGVYNQGGAVDDAGQAPHPLRPIFRDREELSASTQLGDVLQSALRQSDALIIICSPASAKSHWVNEEIRYFRKIHGPTRLFAFIVEGEPYAGDDTECFPAALLEPVEAGGPSLEPLAADGRPQGDGKRHALLKLVAGLLDVGLDRLVQRDVVRRQRRLRAITGASLTGMVGALSLALYAENQRRIAVDQRALAVRNERMADATVDYLVDTFAIANPATENPNTITARTILERGAAGIETELADEPQIQARLYGAIGRIYRNLGLFDQSQNMLEAGYARLDGISESAVSNRLDLAATKFLTSDFDAALSLTGEALQQLKSEENPAVPLMAYAHELRGSIFKLQLKFDDAIAQYETAMALYAQADDDQLSEIARVNVTLGGMLTLLERYDEADERLTAAYDYYAEKFGANHIDAARVLNNLAYLSMMSGDLATADERSANVIAVYERVLDDSHPDLATIRLMRGQILEAEGDLAGAAGAFRAALSAYEAAYPQGHYETGFACVHLALVLSQQGQTDEALALMDRAWTEYDAGYGGLHANHGDLEVNRAVILARAERDEDAAQACQEGMGILNETLGPESPPTLALREQCVAIGALPPQAALDLPISPN, encoded by the coding sequence GTGGTCGATCAACGCCGATACAGCGCCTTTATCAGTTATGCCCATCATGACAGCCGGTGGGCCGAATGGCTGCACCACCGCCTTGAGACCTATCGCATTCCCAAAGGGGTGTATAATCAGGGGGGCGCCGTCGACGATGCCGGGCAGGCCCCGCATCCCTTGCGTCCGATCTTTCGAGATCGCGAAGAGCTGTCGGCCTCGACACAGCTGGGTGATGTCCTGCAATCCGCCCTGCGACAGTCAGACGCACTAATCATCATCTGTTCGCCCGCCTCGGCAAAATCCCATTGGGTCAACGAAGAGATCCGGTATTTCCGCAAGATCCACGGTCCAACCCGCCTGTTCGCGTTTATTGTTGAGGGCGAACCTTATGCTGGCGATGACACCGAGTGCTTTCCCGCCGCACTTCTCGAACCCGTAGAGGCAGGCGGACCATCGCTCGAACCGCTGGCCGCTGATGGCCGCCCGCAAGGCGACGGCAAGCGGCACGCCCTGCTGAAGCTTGTCGCGGGCCTGCTCGACGTCGGCCTTGATCGGCTGGTGCAGCGAGATGTGGTGCGACGGCAACGGCGCCTGCGAGCTATTACCGGTGCGTCGCTTACCGGCATGGTCGGAGCCCTCAGCCTTGCGCTGTATGCTGAGAATCAGCGGCGGATCGCTGTCGACCAGCGCGCCCTCGCCGTTCGCAACGAGAGAATGGCCGACGCCACCGTGGACTATCTCGTCGACACATTTGCGATCGCGAACCCAGCCACCGAGAATCCGAATACGATCACCGCCCGGACCATTCTCGAACGCGGCGCGGCGGGGATCGAAACAGAGCTGGCAGACGAGCCACAGATTCAGGCACGCCTCTACGGCGCCATCGGTCGGATCTATCGTAATCTAGGACTCTTCGATCAGTCGCAGAATATGCTGGAAGCCGGCTATGCGCGGCTGGACGGGATTTCGGAAAGCGCCGTCTCCAATCGTCTCGATCTGGCAGCCACCAAATTTCTGACGTCTGATTTTGACGCGGCCTTGTCGCTCACTGGCGAGGCATTGCAGCAACTGAAATCTGAAGAGAACCCTGCCGTCCCCCTCATGGCCTATGCCCATGAACTGCGCGGCAGTATCTTCAAGCTGCAACTGAAATTTGACGATGCGATCGCCCAGTATGAGACAGCCATGGCTCTTTATGCGCAGGCGGACGATGACCAGTTATCAGAAATTGCGCGCGTCAATGTAACATTGGGCGGTATGCTGACGCTTCTCGAGCGATATGACGAGGCTGATGAGCGGCTTACCGCGGCATATGATTATTATGCTGAGAAGTTTGGCGCCAATCACATAGATGCCGCCCGTGTGCTGAACAATCTTGCCTATCTGTCCATGATGTCCGGCGACCTCGCCACCGCTGATGAACGCAGCGCAAATGTCATTGCGGTCTATGAGCGCGTTCTTGATGACAGCCATCCGGATCTCGCGACGATCCGGCTCATGCGCGGCCAGATACTGGAAGCGGAGGGCGACCTGGCGGGTGCCGCCGGCGCCTTTCGCGCGGCCCTCAGCGCGTATGAGGCCGCCTATCCACAGGGGCATTATGAGACGGGCTTTGCCTGTGTCCACCTTGCGCTTGTGCTGTCTCAGCAGGGGCAGACCGATGAGGCGCTGGCACTGATGGACAGGGCATGGACGGAGTATGACGCGGGTTATGGCGGGTTACATGCCAATCACGGCGATCTGGAGGTCAATCGCGCGGTCATCCTCGCCCGAGCTGAGCGGGACGAGGATGCGGCGCAGGCTTGTCAGGAGGGCATGGGGATCCTGAACGAGACCTTAGGGCCCGAATCCCCGCCCACTCTTGCCCTGCGTGAACAATGCGTTGCGATCGGCGCGCTTCCGCCGCAGGCGGCGCTGGATTTACCGATTTCACCAAACTGA
- a CDS encoding VPLPA-CTERM sorting domain-containing protein, whose product MLASKYFLRASLACAAMALMANGAASAGVITTTSFSGTGTASDTGGESQTQTLTSTTTNASVVKRDGQGVSGANITSNLDLLPDGTINFSNFVAGGGISSSGTAQTSIRQVVTNDTGVDQQIGFSSQILAGAIGMWLVNSNTCFIGQVQYCEETDPPPGASDPTTLYNVGSPAYAGLTIKVMADGVVVFDFDISVNLSPQGGGLSSLSTDVEDGSVLNNFGRLGEEDVNMSVFYAWDETDFSLDIGTLGSGDNVILDFVVETAFSSDPECSYETTCLAALSGFGDPIGSGMSTPVGRYSLRSFAVASAMIAPPEITFTPLDVGPPDAVPLPAGALLMLTGLGGFGVARRLSAKRAA is encoded by the coding sequence ATGTTGGCATCGAAATACTTTTTGCGGGCGAGCCTCGCCTGCGCGGCCATGGCGCTGATGGCGAACGGCGCGGCATCGGCTGGGGTCATTACAACGACCTCTTTCTCAGGTACAGGTACAGCGTCTGACACGGGCGGCGAAAGCCAGACCCAGACCCTCACCTCTACGACCACCAATGCGAGTGTGGTGAAAAGAGATGGTCAGGGGGTTTCGGGCGCGAACATCACGTCTAATCTCGATCTGCTGCCTGACGGCACCATCAATTTCTCCAATTTTGTCGCGGGCGGCGGAATATCCTCCAGCGGAACCGCACAGACATCCATTCGCCAGGTGGTCACCAACGACACGGGTGTTGACCAGCAAATCGGCTTCAGTTCGCAGATCCTGGCAGGCGCGATCGGCATGTGGCTGGTCAACAGCAACACCTGCTTTATCGGTCAGGTGCAGTATTGTGAAGAGACTGATCCGCCCCCCGGCGCGAGCGACCCCACCACGCTCTACAATGTCGGCAGCCCGGCCTATGCCGGCCTGACCATCAAGGTGATGGCAGACGGCGTCGTCGTTTTCGACTTTGATATTTCCGTCAATCTCAGTCCACAGGGTGGCGGTCTGTCCAGCCTGTCAACGGACGTAGAAGACGGCAGTGTGCTGAACAATTTCGGCCGCCTTGGCGAAGAAGATGTCAACATGTCGGTGTTCTATGCGTGGGATGAGACAGACTTCTCTCTGGACATCGGCACGCTGGGCAGTGGCGACAACGTCATCCTTGATTTCGTTGTCGAGACGGCGTTCTCCAGCGACCCGGAGTGCAGCTATGAGACGACGTGTCTTGCCGCCCTTTCCGGTTTCGGAGATCCCATCGGCAGCGGCATGAGCACGCCGGTCGGTCGCTATTCACTGCGCAGCTTTGCGGTGGCCAGTGCGATGATCGCGCCTCCTGAAATTACGTTTACGCCGCTGGATGTCGGTCCCCCCGATGCGGTTCCACTCCCTGCCGGCGCTCTCCTCATGCTGACGGGCCTTGGCGGCTTTGGCGTAGCGCGTCGCCTGTCGGCCAAGCGCGCCGCTTAA